One window of the Pyrus communis chromosome 17, drPyrComm1.1, whole genome shotgun sequence genome contains the following:
- the LOC137721769 gene encoding uncharacterized protein, whose protein sequence is MEMARKNCGVLIRETMIGIGIGNRYNPRIPIPIPGRLLHHHRTVQTLAPPNSMPTTTAAAASAIPSSKASASSLASLPARVSASGALSASALGPGSKLLFPSPQDMIMLTEKKEYKRAIKQVKGGRLPAVFYFTEAACPNTVTYSIPIVRKIREHFPHVKLYKVLITVESDLRPIAYDLAVCIFPTFLFYQNGVKVDEIVGGHADPVMDMCEKLYRYVRPVETPQRTRSSWKGKTDTQQLVLQAKKDENDVVVAGGWKVGDGSMFFQWKGGAVAVDSSDVPSVSEVMKDVESLCTAPRGFSMWCFAKGLFIAKPEKRVVFSNIKDPGLKIGWFREEMEVE, encoded by the exons atggagatggCGAGGAAGAATTGTGGGGTTTTGATACGAGAGACGATGATCGGGATTGGGATTGGCAATCGCTATAACCCCCGAATCCCCATCCCAATCCCAGGTcgtcttcttcatcatcaccgTACGGTCCAAACCCTAGCCCCCCCAAATTCAATGCCAACAACCACCGCAGCAGCAGCATCTGCCATTCCTTCCTCCAAGGCATCCGCCTCCTCCTTGGCCTCACTCCCAGCCAGGGTCTCCGCCTCCGGTGCACTCTCGGCCTCGGCCTTAGGCCCAGGCTCAA AACTTCTGTTTCCGAGTCCCCAAGACATGATCATGTTGACGGAAAAGAAGGAATATAAGAGAGCAATTAAACAAGTTAAAG gtggaCGTTTGCCAGCAGTTTTCTACTTTACTGAAGCCGCTTGCCCAAATA CCGTCACGTACTCAATTCCAATCGTTCGAAAGATCAGGGAGCATTTCCCACATGTAAAACTATATAAGGTTCTGATTACAGTTGAG AGCGACTTGCGCCCAATAGCATATGATTTGGCTGTTTGCATTTTT CCAACATTCCTTTTCTATCAAAACGGGGTTAAGGTTGATGAGATTGTTGGTGGTCATGCTGATCCCGTGATGGATATGTGTGAAAAACTTTACAG ATACGTCAGGCCAGTTGAAACCCCTCAGCGGACGAGGTCATCCTGGAAGGGGAAAACGGATACTCAACAACTTGTCCTACAAGCTAAGAAAGATGAGAATGACGTAGTAGTTGCAGGAGGGTGGAAAGTGGGAGATGGTTCGATGTTCTTCCAATGGAAAGGTGGTGCGGTAGCTGTTGATAGTAGTGACGTACCTTCAGTTAGTGAAGTGATGAAGGATGTTGAATCTTTATGTACAGCACCAAGGGGTTTCAGTATGTGGTGTTTTGCGAAAGGACTATTTATAGCTAAGCCTGAGAAGAGAGTGGTATTTTCAAACATTAAAGATCCTGGGCTCAAGATTGGTTGGTTTCGTGAAGAAATGGAGGTGGAATAA